One Spinacia oleracea cultivar Varoflay chromosome 4, BTI_SOV_V1, whole genome shotgun sequence DNA segment encodes these proteins:
- the LOC110774883 gene encoding UMP-CMP kinase 3: MGSVTDSPNTEAGKKITVIFVLGGPGSGKGTQCTNIVQNFGYTHLSAGDLLRAEIKSGSENGTMIQNMIKEGKIVPAEVTIKLLQKAIQESDNEKFLIDGFPRNEENRSSFESITGIVPEIVLFFDCSEEEMEKRLLGRNQGREDDNIETIRKRFNVYMESSLPVIQYYDSLGKVRKIDAAKPIDAVFEDVKAIFEKVVA; the protein is encoded by the exons ATGGGATCTGTAACCGACTCACCAAACACG GAAGCTGGAAAGAAGATCACTGTCATTTTTGTATTGG GTGGTCCTGGCAGTGGGAAAGGCACCCAGTGCACTAATATTGTCCAGAATTTCGGGTACACTCATCTTAGTGCTGGTGACCTTTTACGAGCAGAGATCAAATCTGGTTCCGAAAATgg AACTATGATccaaaacatgatcaaggagGGAAAGATTGTGCCAGCTGAAGTGACTATTAAGCTTCTTCAGAAAGCTATTCAAGAAAGCGACAATGAAAAATTTCTGATTGATGGTTTTCCTCGCAATGAGGAGAACCGATCATCCTTTGAATCTATT ACTGGAATAGTACCAGAAATTGTTCTGTTTTTTGATTGTTCGGAGGAAGAGATGGAGAAGCGCCTGCTAGGCAGAAACCAG GGGAGGGAAGATGATAATATTGAAACCATAAGGAAGCGTTTCAATGTATATATGGAATCCAGTCTCCCAGTTATTCAGTACTACGACTCTCTTGGAAAAGTTAGAAAG ATTGATGCAGCAAAACCGATAGATGCTGTGTTTGAAGATGTTAAAGCTATATTTGAGAAG GTTGTTGCCTAG
- the LOC110774881 gene encoding oligopeptide transporter 4 isoform X1: MGSLELQPITQTHQPDPEKLKPDIGDDYISPIEEVRLTVTNTDDPTLPVWTFRMWFLGLISCAVLSFLNQFFSYRTEPLVITQITVQVAALPIGRFMAHVLPQTEFRIPGFGTRTFSLNPGPFNVKEHVLITIFANAGSASAYAVYIVDIIKAFYIRKISFFAGWILIITTQVLGYGWAGLLRKYVVEPAHMWWPSTLVQVSLFRALHEKDDKDEMRISRSKFFIIALVCSFFWYAVPGYLFSTLTSVSWVCWVFSKSVTAHQLGSGMKGLGLGAVTLDWSAVASYLYSPLITPFFVIANVCAGYVVILYIFIPIAYWGLDLYDARKFPIFSSHLFTAQGQLYNISKIVNDNFELDLTEYQKQGQIHMSVFFAFSTYAFGFAAIAATITHVGFFYGREIFERYHASYKSKEDIHTRLMNKYKDVPSGWFYLLLGLTVSISFLLCIFLKDQVQIPWWALLFACGLAFIFTLPISIITATTNMEPGLNIISEYIMGLILPGKPIANVCFKVYGYMSMSQAISFLSDFKLGHYMKIPPRSMFLVQLIGTILAGTINIAVAWWLLNSIQNICQDNLLPPDSPWTCPSDRVFFDASVIWGLAGPKRIFGDLGSYKALNWFFLGGAVGPIIVWILHKAFPKQTWIPLINLPVLFGATSSMPPATTLNYNAWIIVGTIFNLFIFRYRKKWWQRYNYILSAALDAGVAFMAVLLYLAFGVENKSLTWWGTDGEHCNLATCPTAKAIIVDGCPIYYGVVV, encoded by the exons ATGGGTTCCTTAGAACTCCAACCCATAACCCAAACACaccaacccgacccggaaaaaCTCAAACCCGACATTGGTGATGACTACATATCCCCGATCGAGGAGGTCCGGCTAACCGTCACCAACACTGATGACCCGACCCTACCAGTATGGACCTTCCGGATGTGGTTCCTGGGCCTCATTTCTTGTGCTGTCCTCTCCTTTCTGAACCAGTTCTTTTCTTACAGGACTGAACCCCTGGTTATAACCCAAATCACAGTCCAAGTAGCTGCTCTACCCATTGGTCGTTTCATGGCCCATGTCCTCCCTCAGACAGAGTTTAGAATCCCCGGGTTTGGGACCCGGACATTTTCGCTTAATCCAGGCCCGTTTAACGTGAAGGAGCATGTACTGATAACCATATTTGCTAATGCTGGAAGTGCATCTGCTTATGCTGTTTACATAGTGGATATTATTAAGGCCTTTTACATTCGGAAGATATCATTCTTTGCTGGTTGGATTCTTATTATCACTACTCAG GTCTTAGGATATGGTTGGGCAGGTTTACTGAGGAAATATGTGGTAGAGCCCGCCCATATGTGGTGGCCTAGCACTCTTGTCCAAGTCTCTCTATTCAG GGCCTTGCATGAGAAAGATGACAAAGATGAGATGCGCATATCAAGGTCAAAGTTCTTTATAATAGCATTAGTATGCAGCTTCTTTTGGTATGCTGTTCCTGGTTACCTGTTCTCAACACTCACAAGTGTATCATGGGTCTGCTGGGTATTCTCAAAATCAGTGACAGCACATCAACTAGGCTCAGGCATGAAAGGCCTCGGTCTTGGAGCAGTAACACTAGACTGGTCTGCTGTGGCATCGTATTTATACAGCCCGCTCATAACCCCATTCTTTGTCATTGCAAATGTTTGTGCAGGTTATGTTGTCATACTATACATCTTCATTCCTATAGCATACTGGGGATTGGACTTGTATGATGCTCGAAAGTTTCCTATTTTCTCTTCACATTTATTCACAGCTCAAGGTCAACTCTATAACATTTCAAAGATAGTCAATGACAACTTTGAATTAGATCTAACCGAGTATCAGAAACAAGGGCAGATCCATATGAGTGTGTTTTTTGCATTTAGTACTTATGCCTTTGGATTCGCCGCCATAGCTGCCACTATTACTCATGTAGGTTTCTTCTATGGAAG GGAGATATTTGAAAGATATCATGCATCGTACAAAAGCAAGGAAGATATCCATACAAGACTGATGAACAAGTATAAAGATGTACCATCAGGGTGGTTCTACCTCCTCCTTGGCTTAACAGTatcaatttcttttcttctctgcATCTTCTTAAAAGATCAAGTTCAAATTCCTTGGTGGGCTCTCCTCTTTGCTTGTGGCTTGGCATTCATTTTCACTCTTCCCATAAGCATTATTACTGCCACAACAAACATG GAACCCGGACTGAATATAATTTCAGAGTACATTATGGGTCTTATATTACCAGGAAAACCAATTGCCAATGTGTGCTTCAAAGTTTATGGTTATATGAGCATGTCACAAGCTATTTCTTTCCTCAGCGATTTCAAGCTAGGACACTACATGAAGATCCCGCCAAGATCAATGTTTTTAGTTCAG CTAATAGGAACCATTCTTGCTGGTACCATCAACATCGCAGTAGCTTGGTGGTTACTCAATTCAATTCAGAATATATGCCAGGATAATCTTCTTCCACCAGACAGTCCTTGGACGTGTCCTAGTGACCGTGTATTTTTTGATGCTTCTGTTATATGGGGGTTGGCAGGTCCTAAAAGGATATTTGGAGATCTTGGATCTTATAAAGCCTTAAATTGGTTCTTCCTCGGAGGTGCAGTAGGACCGATTATAGTTTGGATCCTTCACAAGGCATTCCCTAAGCAAACATGGATTCCATTGATTAACCTGCCAGTACTTTTCGGGGCTACATCTTCGATGCCACCAGCAACAACTCTCAACTACAATGCATGGATCATAGTTGGAACAATTTTCAACTTGTTCATTTTCCGTTACAGAAAGAAATGGTGGCAAAGGTACAACTATATTCTTTCAGCAGCTTTGGATGCTGGGGTTGCCTTCATGGCAGTTCTGTTGTATTTGGCATTTGGTGTGGAGAATAAAAGCTTGACTTGGTGGGGTACAGACGGCGAGCATTGTAATCTCGCAACGTGTCCAACAGCCAAGGCCATAATTGTTGATGGATGCCCTATCTACTACGGAGTAGTAGTTTAG
- the LOC110774881 gene encoding oligopeptide transporter 4 isoform X2, whose amino-acid sequence MWWPSTLVQVSLFRALHEKDDKDEMRISRSKFFIIALVCSFFWYAVPGYLFSTLTSVSWVCWVFSKSVTAHQLGSGMKGLGLGAVTLDWSAVASYLYSPLITPFFVIANVCAGYVVILYIFIPIAYWGLDLYDARKFPIFSSHLFTAQGQLYNISKIVNDNFELDLTEYQKQGQIHMSVFFAFSTYAFGFAAIAATITHVGFFYGREIFERYHASYKSKEDIHTRLMNKYKDVPSGWFYLLLGLTVSISFLLCIFLKDQVQIPWWALLFACGLAFIFTLPISIITATTNMEPGLNIISEYIMGLILPGKPIANVCFKVYGYMSMSQAISFLSDFKLGHYMKIPPRSMFLVQLIGTILAGTINIAVAWWLLNSIQNICQDNLLPPDSPWTCPSDRVFFDASVIWGLAGPKRIFGDLGSYKALNWFFLGGAVGPIIVWILHKAFPKQTWIPLINLPVLFGATSSMPPATTLNYNAWIIVGTIFNLFIFRYRKKWWQRYNYILSAALDAGVAFMAVLLYLAFGVENKSLTWWGTDGEHCNLATCPTAKAIIVDGCPIYYGVVV is encoded by the exons ATGTGGTGGCCTAGCACTCTTGTCCAAGTCTCTCTATTCAG GGCCTTGCATGAGAAAGATGACAAAGATGAGATGCGCATATCAAGGTCAAAGTTCTTTATAATAGCATTAGTATGCAGCTTCTTTTGGTATGCTGTTCCTGGTTACCTGTTCTCAACACTCACAAGTGTATCATGGGTCTGCTGGGTATTCTCAAAATCAGTGACAGCACATCAACTAGGCTCAGGCATGAAAGGCCTCGGTCTTGGAGCAGTAACACTAGACTGGTCTGCTGTGGCATCGTATTTATACAGCCCGCTCATAACCCCATTCTTTGTCATTGCAAATGTTTGTGCAGGTTATGTTGTCATACTATACATCTTCATTCCTATAGCATACTGGGGATTGGACTTGTATGATGCTCGAAAGTTTCCTATTTTCTCTTCACATTTATTCACAGCTCAAGGTCAACTCTATAACATTTCAAAGATAGTCAATGACAACTTTGAATTAGATCTAACCGAGTATCAGAAACAAGGGCAGATCCATATGAGTGTGTTTTTTGCATTTAGTACTTATGCCTTTGGATTCGCCGCCATAGCTGCCACTATTACTCATGTAGGTTTCTTCTATGGAAG GGAGATATTTGAAAGATATCATGCATCGTACAAAAGCAAGGAAGATATCCATACAAGACTGATGAACAAGTATAAAGATGTACCATCAGGGTGGTTCTACCTCCTCCTTGGCTTAACAGTatcaatttcttttcttctctgcATCTTCTTAAAAGATCAAGTTCAAATTCCTTGGTGGGCTCTCCTCTTTGCTTGTGGCTTGGCATTCATTTTCACTCTTCCCATAAGCATTATTACTGCCACAACAAACATG GAACCCGGACTGAATATAATTTCAGAGTACATTATGGGTCTTATATTACCAGGAAAACCAATTGCCAATGTGTGCTTCAAAGTTTATGGTTATATGAGCATGTCACAAGCTATTTCTTTCCTCAGCGATTTCAAGCTAGGACACTACATGAAGATCCCGCCAAGATCAATGTTTTTAGTTCAG CTAATAGGAACCATTCTTGCTGGTACCATCAACATCGCAGTAGCTTGGTGGTTACTCAATTCAATTCAGAATATATGCCAGGATAATCTTCTTCCACCAGACAGTCCTTGGACGTGTCCTAGTGACCGTGTATTTTTTGATGCTTCTGTTATATGGGGGTTGGCAGGTCCTAAAAGGATATTTGGAGATCTTGGATCTTATAAAGCCTTAAATTGGTTCTTCCTCGGAGGTGCAGTAGGACCGATTATAGTTTGGATCCTTCACAAGGCATTCCCTAAGCAAACATGGATTCCATTGATTAACCTGCCAGTACTTTTCGGGGCTACATCTTCGATGCCACCAGCAACAACTCTCAACTACAATGCATGGATCATAGTTGGAACAATTTTCAACTTGTTCATTTTCCGTTACAGAAAGAAATGGTGGCAAAGGTACAACTATATTCTTTCAGCAGCTTTGGATGCTGGGGTTGCCTTCATGGCAGTTCTGTTGTATTTGGCATTTGGTGTGGAGAATAAAAGCTTGACTTGGTGGGGTACAGACGGCGAGCATTGTAATCTCGCAACGTGTCCAACAGCCAAGGCCATAATTGTTGATGGATGCCCTATCTACTACGGAGTAGTAGTTTAG
- the LOC110774882 gene encoding uncharacterized protein, which yields MSQAIGGASSLTLLWPVTCKAKGRTSPNSKVKTVKLVGLEKEKLKQKDGGFGETKKKEPLWQCVQDCGACCKLSKGPTFATPEEIFDNPSDIELYTSMVGADGWCIHFDKSTRSCSIYEDRPYFCRVEPNIFENLYGITNRKFNKEACSFCKDTIKAIYGADSEELDRFNKAIRS from the exons ATGTCACAAGCCATTGGTGGAGCAAGCAGTTTAACACTCCTATGGCCAGTGACATGCAAAGCAAAGGGAAGAACAAGCCCCAATTCCAAGGTTAAAACCGTGAAATTGGTGGGTTTGGAGAAAGAAAAGTTGAAGCAGAAAGATGGAGGGTTTGGAGAGACGAAGAAGAAGGAGCCTTTGTGGCAGTGTGTTCAAGATTGTGGGGCCTGCTGCAAGCTTTCTAAGGGTCCCACTTTTGCCACCCCTGAAGAGATTTTTGACAACCCTTCTGATATTGAG CTTTATACAAGCATGGTAGGTGCAGATGGGTGGTGCATACACTTTGATAAGAGCACAAGGTCATGCTCCATATATGAAG ATCGGCCATATTTCTGCCGTGTGGAGCCAAATATCTTCGAGAATTTGTATGGAATTACCAACAGAAAATTTAATAAGGAAGCTTGCAG TTTTTGTAAGGACACAATTAAAGCAATTTATGGTGCTGATTCAGAAGAGTTGGATAGATTCAACAAGGCTATCAGAAGCTGA